A single genomic interval of Phycisphaeraceae bacterium harbors:
- a CDS encoding PQQ-binding-like beta-propeller repeat protein codes for MTLTTRSSRDRHIAWCSHRDSKLSRRRVLPALATLTLLTTLAACSAPNGSSSANSSAATGADATTAAQQRVEQLRSQLDRDLLAGPSVAEGLGYRTLWQTRISMSPGATLRGADCTPEEVFVWDSNAIFTRLRPSSGDALWQAASTSRVDRILSVLAIDIAGAPSRVALLTDTQCMIFDASNGTFVDVQRFRRMANTPAAERPPFLIYGTQAGQVVWHDYIIGSASHVSEQAGQFIQAPRLIGNVLVAASTGGAVAAYQASTGRLIWEQSLGARIDARPAANERAVWVPSHDQYLSCLSLSDGRILWRYFTQARMSESPTLLLDSLYLQLPGEGLVSFDPLSPDRFEGTVRWRSPEVRGDIVGACRAGLVAWDPALRRLTLLEERTGSIIRSFDLPGVVDLNMTEPVDGDFVLVGEDGRVQRLTPIVRRTQARS; via the coding sequence ATGACTTTGACGACCCGATCGAGCCGCGACCGGCACATTGCATGGTGCTCCCACCGCGACTCGAAGCTGTCCCGACGCCGGGTGCTTCCGGCGTTGGCAACCCTGACGCTCCTGACGACACTCGCCGCCTGCTCGGCGCCGAACGGTTCATCGTCGGCGAACTCGAGCGCGGCGACCGGTGCGGATGCGACGACTGCCGCGCAGCAGCGCGTGGAGCAGCTTCGAAGTCAGCTCGATCGTGACCTCCTCGCCGGGCCAAGCGTCGCCGAAGGCCTCGGATATCGAACGCTTTGGCAGACTCGCATCAGCATGAGCCCGGGCGCCACGCTGCGCGGTGCCGACTGCACCCCCGAAGAAGTCTTCGTCTGGGACTCGAATGCGATCTTCACCCGCCTCAGGCCATCGAGTGGTGATGCGCTCTGGCAGGCGGCGAGCACGAGCCGGGTCGATCGCATCCTCTCCGTGCTGGCGATCGACATTGCGGGGGCGCCATCCCGTGTGGCGCTGCTGACCGACACGCAGTGCATGATTTTCGATGCGAGCAATGGAACCTTCGTTGATGTCCAGCGCTTCCGACGCATGGCCAATACGCCTGCGGCAGAGCGCCCGCCCTTCCTGATCTACGGCACGCAGGCTGGGCAGGTGGTCTGGCACGATTACATCATCGGTAGTGCCAGCCATGTTTCCGAGCAGGCGGGGCAGTTCATTCAGGCGCCTCGGCTCATCGGCAATGTCCTCGTCGCCGCGAGCACCGGTGGCGCCGTCGCGGCGTATCAGGCGTCGACTGGTCGCCTGATCTGGGAGCAGAGTCTCGGCGCGCGTATTGACGCCCGACCCGCGGCCAATGAGCGCGCCGTCTGGGTTCCGAGCCACGATCAGTACCTGAGCTGCCTTTCACTGAGCGATGGCCGCATTCTCTGGCGCTACTTCACTCAAGCGCGGATGTCGGAGAGTCCGACGCTTCTCCTGGACAGCCTCTACCTTCAGCTTCCGGGAGAGGGACTCGTGTCGTTTGACCCACTTTCGCCGGATCGCTTCGAGGGCACTGTGCGATGGCGCTCCCCCGAGGTGCGCGGCGACATCGTCGGCGCATGCCGCGCCGGGCTCGTCGCCTGGGACCCCGCGCTGCGTCGGCTGACCCTGCTCGAAGAGCGCACCGGCTCGATCATTCGTTCGTTCGATCTGCCCGGTGTCGTTGACCTCAACATGACCGAGCCGGTCGATGGCGACTTCGTGCTGGTCGGCGAGGATGGTCGTGTCCAGCGGCTGACCCCCATCGTGCGTCGGACCCAGGCGCGCTCGTGA
- a CDS encoding VWA domain-containing protein encodes MTLRFDEPAWFWALLLLPPLLVTWFALGRLAAGRRSAAVLLRVLAVAAVVMSLARPQLLATQESIAVVGVLDVSGSMVRFAETPPDELRQAFMRAASTKAPQDRVGLVLFDGRARAAMIPTALPRSLDAVDGALHDGTALSEAVALARALIPAGEGGRLVVISDGLETIGRSEAVAELLATDRIAVDTVLVPLAPLDDVAIDSFDLPATALPRSVISTLVTLRATAPTTGTVRFLRDGRPLPLQGSGAGGDGLSVELAPGTTTIRVQLPIGDGPVHQLDVVFEPDDPDADRIVENSRARRVVAVPAGRSVLALGREGAASPGDAWLEAAGFDIRRLPADALPEDPLWLAGFDLVLLDNVSAAELSPSAQQLIVDHVQRIGGGLICTGGPNSFAPGGWKGSQIAQLLPVEIEPPGEKRRPRTAVVFVIDRSGSMRAPVAGARATQQEVANEATVLAIESIGPRAYVGVIAFDSVPSTIVPIAPLDDPASAVARVRRITPDGGTAIGAALRAALDALDTVTDVDRRMVVLLTDGVGSDGRLLVQQTERAAKSGVAVTTIAIGDQTDDASLDRVAQATGGLFRSVRNPRVLPRVLIESVQVLNRPLLREGVIEVTPVGLDEAALLLASAPALRGTVILGPLRSADATLDAQSDLGEPLVARWPAGVGRVAVFASEFSGPWSEPWQQWSGAAAFWERMARWAARSPTSAPVAAEARIEDGRFVVTLEAAAADAISGAVVDGIARSPQGDRVPFSLRRVAPRRFVGTTEATESGPWLAVLSPRGVDGPLPPMLAAAVAPEGIEYERHEADAAPLRALQVATGGREIPLSELASTNLFVRDGLQLGVRERSLSALLLMLAGLLFVADAALRRFALRKQMIAEAITITQAQGREAAALASSRPSRGSARSRSDTTDGGTGDEVSAPAPARDRAAAPAVAPEPRRRSVEDAPLPQVAAAPSADEIKAALAALRGGGAAGAGSTKGERASDASPTTDVPSSGGREGNESLDALRRARDRSRIFPP; translated from the coding sequence GTGACACTCCGGTTCGATGAGCCAGCGTGGTTCTGGGCGCTTCTGCTGCTGCCGCCCCTGCTGGTCACCTGGTTCGCGCTGGGACGACTCGCTGCCGGGCGCCGCAGCGCCGCCGTGCTTCTTCGCGTGCTTGCGGTGGCCGCGGTGGTGATGTCGCTCGCGCGACCTCAACTTCTGGCCACGCAGGAGTCGATCGCCGTTGTCGGCGTCCTTGATGTGAGCGGGTCAATGGTCCGCTTTGCAGAGACGCCTCCCGACGAGCTGCGCCAGGCGTTCATGCGCGCCGCGTCGACCAAGGCTCCGCAGGATCGCGTCGGCCTCGTTCTCTTCGACGGACGGGCCCGCGCCGCGATGATCCCCACGGCCCTTCCGCGATCGCTCGATGCCGTCGATGGTGCCTTGCATGACGGCACGGCGCTTAGCGAAGCCGTGGCGCTCGCCCGTGCATTGATCCCCGCGGGCGAGGGAGGCCGACTGGTGGTCATCAGCGACGGCCTCGAAACGATCGGCCGAAGCGAAGCGGTGGCCGAGCTGCTGGCCACCGATCGAATCGCGGTCGACACCGTGCTGGTGCCGCTTGCCCCGCTCGACGATGTGGCCATCGATAGCTTCGACCTTCCCGCGACGGCACTTCCGCGCTCGGTCATCTCCACGCTCGTGACGCTTCGCGCGACGGCACCGACCACGGGCACCGTGCGCTTCCTTCGTGACGGGCGCCCCCTTCCTCTTCAAGGCTCAGGTGCTGGCGGCGATGGTCTCTCCGTCGAACTCGCGCCGGGCACGACGACCATCCGAGTGCAGCTTCCCATTGGTGATGGTCCAGTTCACCAGCTCGATGTCGTCTTCGAGCCCGATGATCCCGATGCCGATCGCATCGTCGAGAACAGCCGCGCCCGGCGCGTGGTGGCGGTGCCTGCCGGGCGAAGTGTGCTCGCGCTCGGGCGCGAGGGTGCCGCGAGCCCCGGCGATGCGTGGCTCGAAGCTGCGGGCTTTGACATCCGTCGCCTTCCCGCCGATGCCCTGCCGGAAGATCCGCTCTGGCTCGCTGGGTTCGACCTTGTGCTCCTTGACAATGTCTCCGCCGCCGAACTCTCGCCTTCTGCGCAGCAGTTGATCGTCGACCATGTGCAGCGGATCGGAGGTGGCTTGATCTGCACCGGTGGTCCGAACTCCTTTGCGCCGGGCGGATGGAAGGGCTCCCAGATTGCCCAACTGCTCCCAGTCGAGATCGAACCGCCGGGAGAGAAGCGGCGACCGCGGACGGCCGTCGTCTTCGTGATCGATCGCTCCGGGTCGATGCGCGCGCCGGTGGCCGGTGCTCGCGCAACTCAGCAGGAAGTGGCCAATGAAGCGACGGTGCTCGCCATCGAGAGCATCGGCCCCCGCGCATATGTGGGTGTCATCGCCTTCGACAGTGTGCCCTCGACCATCGTGCCGATCGCGCCGCTCGATGACCCCGCGTCAGCGGTCGCCCGCGTGCGGCGAATCACCCCCGATGGCGGTACCGCGATCGGTGCGGCCCTCCGCGCCGCACTGGATGCGCTCGACACAGTGACCGATGTCGATCGTCGCATGGTGGTACTCCTGACCGACGGCGTCGGGAGTGACGGGCGGCTGCTCGTGCAGCAGACGGAGCGCGCCGCGAAATCGGGCGTCGCCGTCACGACCATCGCCATCGGCGATCAGACTGATGACGCCTCACTTGATCGAGTGGCACAGGCGACGGGTGGCCTCTTCCGATCGGTCCGCAATCCTCGCGTGCTGCCCCGCGTGCTCATCGAGTCTGTGCAGGTGCTCAATCGACCTCTTCTGCGCGAGGGCGTGATCGAGGTGACGCCGGTCGGCTTGGACGAGGCCGCGCTTCTGCTCGCCTCCGCACCGGCGCTCCGGGGGACGGTCATTCTCGGCCCGCTCCGCTCCGCCGATGCGACGCTTGATGCGCAGAGCGACCTCGGCGAGCCACTCGTGGCTCGATGGCCCGCCGGTGTCGGACGCGTGGCCGTCTTCGCATCGGAGTTCAGCGGACCGTGGTCGGAGCCATGGCAGCAGTGGAGCGGTGCCGCCGCCTTCTGGGAGAGGATGGCGCGATGGGCGGCCCGCTCGCCCACTTCCGCGCCAGTGGCCGCCGAAGCGCGCATTGAGGATGGCCGCTTCGTGGTCACACTCGAAGCGGCCGCCGCTGATGCCATCTCCGGCGCAGTCGTGGATGGAATCGCCCGTTCCCCCCAAGGCGATCGCGTGCCATTCTCTCTCAGGCGCGTGGCGCCGCGTCGCTTTGTTGGAACAACCGAAGCGACCGAGAGCGGACCGTGGCTCGCCGTGCTTTCCCCGCGCGGCGTCGATGGACCACTTCCACCAATGCTCGCCGCAGCGGTGGCGCCCGAGGGCATCGAGTACGAGCGCCATGAGGCCGACGCAGCGCCACTCCGCGCCCTGCAAGTTGCCACCGGCGGACGCGAGATTCCGTTGAGTGAACTCGCCTCGACCAATCTCTTCGTTCGAGATGGCCTGCAACTCGGTGTGCGGGAGCGAAGTCTGTCGGCGCTGCTGCTGATGCTCGCGGGCCTTCTCTTCGTCGCCGATGCGGCGCTTCGGCGCTTCGCGCTGCGCAAGCAGATGATCGCAGAGGCGATCACGATCACCCAAGCGCAGGGGCGCGAGGCTGCGGCGCTCGCCTCCAGCCGACCGTCGCGCGGCTCAGCCCGTTCGCGATCGGACACTACAGATGGCGGAACCGGGGATGAAGTCTCCGCGCCAGCGCCTGCGCGCGATCGAGCCGCCGCACCGGCCGTGGCACCCGAGCCTCGCCGTCGCTCCGTTGAGGATGCTCCCCTGCCACAGGTCGCCGCCGCGCCGTCGGCCGACGAAATCAAGGCGGCCCTTGCCGCACTTCGGGGCGGCGGCGCAGCGGGAGCCGGGAGCACCAAGGGGGAGCGTGCATCGGACGCCTCGCCCACGACTGATGTGCCTTCCTCGGGCGGCCGCGAGGGGAATGAGAGCCTCGACGCGCTGCGACGGGCGCGGGATCGGTCGCGTATATTCCCGCCATGA